The Streptomyces sp. NBC_00306 sequence TCGACCTTGTGGCCGTTCTGCTTGAAGCCCATGATCCAGTCGGCGACGCCCATCGCGGCCTTCGGCTTGCCGGTGCGGCCGGGCATGGCCACCTTGCCGAGCTCGATGTTCGCCTTGGCCGCGGCCTTCATCAGCGAGGGGTGGCCGTTGAGCATCCCGACCTCGCCGCGGGTGAAGGCGGCGAAGGCGTCCTTGCGGTTGAGCTTGCCCGGCGCGACGGGGCCGGTGAGCTCCTTCTCCACGAGGTTGGTCTTCACCCACTCGAGGGTCGATATGTTCTGCGTGGAGTCGATCGCGTATCTGCCGACCGGGTCGACGTAGCCGTCACCGCCGCTGAGCAGCCACATCATGGTCTCGGCCTGGGCCTCCTCGGGCCCGAGCGGCAGCGCGAAGGGGTACTTGACGTCCGTGTTCTGCGCGAGCTTCTCGGCATCCTCGCGCAGCTCCTCCCAGGTCGTCGGCTCGCCCTTGATCCCGGCTTCCTTGAACAGCTTCTTGTTGTAGAAGAGCAGCCGGGTGGAGGCGACGAAGGGCAGGCCGTACTGCACACGCTTCTGCTCGCCGGCGTCGACGAGCGGGCCGAGGAAGTTGGACTGCACGGGGATGGAGAGCAGTTGGTCGGCGGTGTAGAGCTTGCCGGTGGCGGCG is a genomic window containing:
- a CDS encoding ABC transporter substrate-binding protein produces the protein MHRHFLGLTAAVAALGMTVALAGCGSSGGSSDVTLTFVAADYDVAGGESSKKYWADLAAAFEAENPGIKIDVRIESWNDVDRKVAEMVKADKAPDIAQIGAYADYAATGKLYTADQLLSIPVQSNFLGPLVDAGEQKRVQYGLPFVASTRLLFYNKKLFKEAGIKGEPTTWEELREDAEKLAQNTDVKYPFALPLGPEEAQAETMMWLLSGGDGYVDPVGRYAIDSTQNISTLEWVKTNLVEKELTGPVAPGKLNRKDAFAAFTRGEVGMLNGHPSLMKAAAKANIELGKVAMPGRTGKPKAAMGVADWIMGFKQNGHKVEIGKFLDFVFDDKNVLDFAGQNDLLPVTISASEAMQKDPEHQDLKEFLQELPTSVLPPVGKTSWAAVSESVKQNIGKAVDPEGDPQTVLRQISQKATTEENAE